In Bacillus sp. Cs-700, one genomic interval encodes:
- a CDS encoding ABC transporter permease — translation MLHLIQNENMKIYRRVGTWVMIGLVVAAVLVAAIFTNMNASDETGNWRANSENAIQQAEETLTNSEGMPKAFKDSQERSIAINEYRLENDIPPLESDSIWSFMDSSTGVVSLISIFTIIIGAGVIASEYSWGTIKLLLIRPASRTKILASKFIATLLFALLSLVILYISSFIIGGLFLGFNAVDQPYLTYSGGDVAETSMAIHYIVEYALASVNLLMMVTFAFMLSSIFRSSSLAIGLAIFLMFTGSQLTYILSQYDWVKYILFANTDLRVYFDGSPIIESMTLGFSLMTLLVYFIVFLLLSWLLFTKRDVAA, via the coding sequence ATGCTACATTTAATTCAAAATGAAAACATGAAGATTTATAGAAGAGTTGGAACGTGGGTGATGATCGGACTTGTGGTGGCGGCCGTTCTTGTGGCAGCTATTTTCACCAATATGAATGCAAGTGATGAGACAGGAAACTGGCGTGCGAATTCTGAAAATGCGATCCAACAAGCGGAAGAAACGTTAACTAATTCAGAAGGAATGCCAAAAGCCTTTAAAGACAGTCAGGAACGTTCGATTGCGATTAATGAATACCGGTTGGAGAATGATATTCCCCCTCTAGAAAGTGATTCGATTTGGAGTTTTATGGATAGCTCGACTGGCGTGGTGAGTTTAATCTCCATCTTCACAATCATTATCGGGGCGGGCGTGATTGCGAGTGAATATTCGTGGGGAACGATTAAGCTCTTGTTAATTCGTCCGGCTTCACGGACGAAAATTCTTGCTTCTAAATTTATTGCAACGCTATTATTTGCCTTATTATCTCTGGTCATCTTATACATTTCTTCATTTATTATCGGTGGGTTATTCCTTGGTTTTAATGCCGTCGACCAACCATACCTGACTTATTCAGGTGGTGATGTGGCCGAAACAAGTATGGCGATTCATTATATCGTTGAATATGCGCTTGCAAGTGTGAACTTGCTTATGATGGTGACGTTTGCTTTCATGCTATCAAGCATTTTTAGAAGTTCATCACTTGCAATTGGATTGGCGATTTTCTTAATGTTTACAGGAAGTCAGCTTACGTATATTTTAAGTCAGTACGATTGGGTGAAATACATCTTATTTGCCAATACGGATTTAAGGGTTTATTTCGATGGATCTCCCATTATCGAAAGCATGACGCTTGGTTTTTCCTTAATGACCTTACTTGTTTACTTTATTGTTTTCTTATTATTATCATGGCTACTGTTCACAAAACGAGATGTAGCTGCATAG
- a CDS encoding ABC transporter ATP-binding protein, with amino-acid sequence MAVKPVVQIRDLTKVIGKKTIIDQLSFDVYPGEVFGFLGPNGAGKTTTIRMMVGLMRMTEGEVLIDGSSIKTDYENAIVKVGAIVENPEMYKFLTGYQNLVHYARMVKGVSKERIQEVIELVGLQGRIHEKVKGYSLGMRQRLGLAQALLHRPKLLILDEPTNGLDPAGIREIRQYLRTLAREENVAVVVSSHLLSEIELMCDRIGIIQAGKMVDVQRVNDFVQNDQAVMVSFEVDPVEHAVHAVKANFPDCEIEQADRKLTIKIEHELIPEVAAVLVEKGVRVYGIQSSVKTLEDVFLEVTGGEQVV; translated from the coding sequence ATGGCTGTCAAACCAGTTGTACAGATTCGAGACTTAACAAAGGTAATTGGAAAGAAAACAATCATTGATCAGCTTTCATTTGATGTCTATCCAGGGGAAGTGTTTGGGTTTCTAGGACCGAATGGAGCAGGAAAAACAACAACGATTCGGATGATGGTTGGGCTAATGAGAATGACAGAAGGCGAAGTTCTCATTGATGGAAGCAGTATTAAAACAGATTACGAGAATGCGATAGTTAAAGTAGGGGCTATTGTTGAAAACCCTGAAATGTACAAATTTCTAACGGGTTATCAAAATCTCGTGCATTATGCTCGCATGGTGAAGGGGGTTTCTAAAGAACGGATTCAAGAAGTGATTGAGCTCGTCGGCCTACAAGGACGTATTCACGAAAAAGTGAAGGGATATTCTCTTGGAATGAGGCAGCGTCTTGGACTTGCGCAGGCACTGCTCCATCGACCTAAGCTACTCATTCTAGACGAGCCAACAAACGGTCTTGATCCTGCCGGCATTCGAGAAATCAGACAATACTTAAGAACGCTTGCCAGAGAAGAAAACGTCGCCGTAGTAGTTTCAAGTCATTTGTTATCCGAAATCGAGCTTATGTGTGATCGAATTGGCATTATTCAGGCTGGTAAAATGGTCGATGTGCAGCGGGTAAACGACTTTGTTCAAAATGATCAAGCAGTAATGGTTTCTTTTGAAGTTGATCCAGTGGAACACGCGGTTCATGCTGTTAAAGCGAATTTCCCTGATTGTGAGATTGAACAGGCGGATCGTAAGTTGACGATTAAAATCGAGCATGAGCTTATTCCAGAGGTAGCAGCCGTTCTGGTGGAAAAAGGCGTCCGCGTTTATGGTATTCAATCCTCTGTGAAAACGTTAGAAGATGTGTTCCTTGAAGTAACTGGAGGTGAGCAGGTTGTCTAG
- a CDS encoding ABC transporter ATP-binding protein: MITFENVSKRYLRKHALSDVNVTIPEGKIIGLVGSNGSGKSTFMKMIAGLVAPSEGKVMIDQESVSRRTANKVAYLSELDAYYSFFSVKETIDFFASQFQDFDLEKANDIVDFMEVDSSQKVKHLSKGNRGRLKIALTLAREVPVILMDEPLSGLDPMVRDSIVKGLLSFIDLEKQTVIITTHEVTEIEPLLETVIAIRNGKVLALEDVETIRERDRMRIVDWLKKIYQEEA, translated from the coding sequence ATGATTACATTTGAGAATGTATCAAAGCGATATCTTAGAAAACATGCCCTTTCGGATGTGAACGTAACCATTCCAGAAGGGAAAATCATTGGTCTAGTAGGATCAAACGGTAGCGGGAAGTCGACGTTCATGAAAATGATCGCAGGTCTTGTAGCACCTTCTGAAGGAAAAGTAATGATTGACCAGGAGTCGGTTTCTAGGCGAACGGCCAATAAAGTGGCTTATCTTTCTGAATTGGATGCTTATTATTCATTCTTTTCAGTGAAAGAGACAATCGATTTCTTTGCTTCACAATTTCAGGACTTTGATCTAGAAAAAGCGAACGATATTGTTGACTTTATGGAGGTAGATTCGAGTCAAAAGGTAAAGCATTTATCGAAAGGAAATCGAGGCAGGTTAAAGATTGCGCTCACCCTGGCAAGAGAAGTGCCGGTTATCTTGATGGATGAGCCATTATCAGGACTTGATCCGATGGTGCGAGATTCAATTGTGAAAGGTTTACTTTCATTTATTGATTTAGAAAAACAAACGGTCATCATTACGACACATGAAGTAACAGAAATCGAACCTTTGCTTGAAACGGTTATTGCGATTCGAAATGGTAAGGTACTGGCTCTCGAAGATGTTGAAACCATTCGTGAGCGAGATCGTATGAGAATAGTGGATTGGTTGAAGAAGATATACCAGGAGGAGGCGTAA
- a CDS encoding GntR family transcriptional regulator encodes MGEEFNPSKPIYLQLVDRISWEIIKGQRKTGEKLPSVREMAIQSGVNPNTVSRTYNELERMEIVETKRGQGTFVTEQKEKLVELREQLKINHIQNFIEEMKQMGFSSEDMIEGIRTYVTNEKENQS; translated from the coding sequence ATGGGAGAAGAATTTAATCCCTCAAAGCCGATTTACCTGCAGCTAGTGGATCGCATTAGCTGGGAAATTATTAAAGGTCAACGTAAAACTGGTGAAAAGCTTCCTTCTGTGAGGGAAATGGCCATTCAATCTGGAGTAAATCCTAATACAGTATCGCGAACTTACAATGAACTGGAGAGGATGGAAATCGTGGAGACGAAACGAGGACAAGGAACGTTTGTAACAGAGCAAAAAGAAAAACTGGTCGAACTTCGAGAACAGCTTAAGATTAACCACATCCAGAATTTTATTGAAGAAATGAAGCAGATGGGCTTTTCATCAGAAGATATGATTGAAGGTATTCGAACTTACGTTACGAACGAAAAGGAGAATCAATCATGA
- a CDS encoding sortase: MRKILLLVVGAIIWLVLAGYNNNYTEPAQEAVTNTAEENQSELEVEEIKKPDVLSDEFLLLDDQKKKIEKVKESQDVQEGIEPVQLEIPAIDVKADIENVGVLDNGQMGVPEDINKVGWFEPGFKPGTKGNAVLAGHVDSKTGPAIFFYLEKLSKGDEIILTGQDGETMTFVVTGKERYPYDDSPIEKIFGATDSRTLNLITCVGTFNRSKGTHEERLVVSTELKEDDADKKEQVNPDEVPDAPTNLSVSGNFLSWHAVRDENVVGYRIYKADAYGVYKQIESVSNLERKSFTDPDASSSSYYVTAVNIFGNESAPSKKITSDE; the protein is encoded by the coding sequence GTGAGGAAGATCCTGTTGCTTGTCGTTGGCGCAATTATCTGGCTCGTTCTTGCTGGTTATAACAATAATTATACTGAGCCGGCGCAAGAAGCCGTAACCAATACAGCTGAAGAAAACCAATCTGAGTTAGAAGTAGAAGAAATTAAAAAACCGGATGTCTTATCGGATGAATTTTTACTTCTAGATGATCAGAAGAAAAAAATTGAGAAAGTAAAAGAATCTCAGGACGTTCAAGAAGGAATTGAACCAGTGCAACTTGAAATTCCCGCCATTGATGTGAAGGCCGATATCGAGAATGTAGGCGTCTTAGATAACGGGCAAATGGGCGTACCAGAGGATATCAACAAAGTTGGTTGGTTTGAGCCCGGCTTTAAGCCAGGTACAAAAGGAAATGCTGTCCTTGCCGGGCACGTCGATAGTAAAACGGGACCAGCGATCTTCTTTTATCTTGAAAAACTTTCAAAAGGAGACGAAATTATTTTAACTGGTCAAGATGGTGAAACAATGACCTTCGTTGTAACCGGTAAAGAAAGATATCCATATGATGATTCTCCAATTGAGAAAATTTTTGGAGCAACGGATTCACGCACATTGAATCTCATTACATGTGTTGGCACATTTAATCGGTCGAAAGGGACACATGAAGAAAGACTTGTAGTGTCTACCGAATTAAAAGAAGACGATGCTGATAAAAAGGAACAAGTAAATCCTGACGAAGTACCAGATGCACCAACTAACCTAAGTGTTAGCGGCAACTTTCTTTCATGGCACGCTGTTCGTGATGAAAATGTGGTAGGTTATCGGATTTATAAAGCCGATGCGTACGGAGTATACAAACAAATTGAGAGTGTATCAAATCTTGAACGAAAGAGCTTTACAGATCCAGATGCCTCAAGCTCTTCCTACTATGTTACAGCAGTTAATATTTTTGGAAATGAATCGGCTCCTTCTAAAAAAATCACGTCAGACGAATAA
- a CDS encoding sodium:alanine symporter family protein — MNILEWLQKINGVLWGAPSLILLFGTGVFLTLILKGLQFRKLGYAFKLAFSKEKEEDSSAEGDVSNYKALMTALAATIGNGNIAGVATAITIGGPGAIFWMWVVGLVGMATKYGEALLAMKYRVKNDNGEYAGGPMYYVEKGLGPKWKWLAISFALFGAIASLGIGNSVQSNTIASVVDESFNIDGWVTGVILAALTALIIFGGVKRISSVAGFFVPIMAVLYIVGAVIIIILNFDAVIPAMKLIFTYAFSPLSAVGGFSGVIVMEAVKSGVSKGIFSNEAGLGTAALIAGNAKADHPVKQALVAMTGTFIVTIIVCTMTALVLLITGFWDPTGGELSGVVHDPNLEAGALTTAAFGSSLGVVGEYIVTFSVIFFGFSTIIGWYVYGYKCFEYLVGTKITIYYGAVYILACFVGTVANLTTVWAFADMANALMMIPNLIALLLLYKVIKSETDDYFNRYLVEYEMKKAS, encoded by the coding sequence ATGAACATCTTAGAATGGCTACAGAAAATTAACGGCGTTCTTTGGGGAGCACCAAGTCTAATTTTGTTATTTGGAACAGGTGTCTTTCTCACATTAATTTTAAAAGGACTGCAGTTTCGGAAACTAGGGTATGCGTTTAAATTGGCATTTTCAAAAGAAAAAGAAGAGGACAGCAGTGCTGAAGGTGATGTTAGTAACTATAAAGCTTTGATGACAGCCCTTGCGGCAACGATCGGGAATGGGAATATTGCGGGTGTTGCGACGGCCATTACGATCGGTGGACCAGGCGCTATCTTCTGGATGTGGGTCGTTGGTCTCGTCGGTATGGCAACCAAATATGGTGAAGCCCTGCTTGCTATGAAATACCGAGTGAAAAATGATAATGGTGAGTATGCAGGTGGACCAATGTATTATGTTGAAAAGGGACTCGGTCCAAAATGGAAGTGGCTCGCAATTTCGTTTGCATTATTTGGTGCTATCGCTTCACTTGGCATCGGGAATAGCGTTCAATCGAATACGATCGCAAGCGTTGTTGATGAAAGTTTTAACATTGATGGATGGGTGACAGGAGTCATTCTTGCTGCGCTTACAGCACTTATTATTTTTGGTGGTGTGAAACGGATTAGTTCTGTTGCAGGTTTCTTTGTTCCAATTATGGCAGTCCTCTACATAGTAGGAGCGGTCATCATCATTATCCTAAACTTCGATGCGGTTATTCCAGCAATGAAGTTAATCTTTACGTATGCTTTCTCTCCTCTATCGGCTGTGGGAGGATTTTCTGGTGTGATCGTTATGGAAGCTGTGAAATCCGGCGTTTCCAAAGGGATTTTCTCTAATGAAGCAGGTCTGGGTACAGCAGCGCTAATTGCAGGAAATGCAAAAGCGGATCACCCCGTAAAACAAGCGCTCGTTGCGATGACGGGTACGTTTATTGTAACAATTATTGTTTGTACAATGACCGCGCTCGTTCTCCTCATTACAGGATTTTGGGATCCAACAGGTGGAGAGCTTTCAGGAGTTGTGCATGATCCAAACCTGGAAGCGGGTGCTTTAACGACTGCTGCCTTTGGGTCAAGTCTCGGTGTGGTTGGTGAATATATCGTTACGTTCTCTGTTATTTTCTTTGGTTTCTCGACCATTATCGGCTGGTACGTGTATGGGTATAAGTGTTTTGAATACCTTGTTGGTACAAAAATAACGATTTATTATGGCGCCGTATATATACTAGCGTGCTTTGTTGGAACAGTTGCGAACTTAACAACCGTTTGGGCCTTTGCGGATATGGCCAATGCCTTAATGATGATTCCAAACTTAATTGCGCTATTGTTGCTTTATAAAGTCATTAAAAGTGAAACAGACGACTACTTTAACCGATATCTTGTTGAATATGAAATGAAGAAAGCGAGTTAG
- a CDS encoding SDR family oxidoreductase: MKVLVIGANGQVGTHLISKLAERGHEPVGMIRDTDQVKAIEDAGGKTVLGDLEKDFSQALYGCEAVIFAAGSGPHTGADKTIMIDQEGAIKAVDEAKQQGIKRFVMLSTVGSDYPEKGPDEMKPYLYAKKRADEHLKATNLTYTILRPGRLSNDPGTGKIRASETLEDKSGQIPREDVAAVLAEVLENEHTFNRSFEVLDGDHSISDAIGQL; the protein is encoded by the coding sequence ATGAAAGTACTCGTTATTGGAGCAAATGGACAAGTAGGAACACATTTAATTTCGAAATTAGCTGAACGCGGTCACGAACCAGTTGGTATGATTCGCGATACAGACCAAGTAAAAGCGATTGAAGATGCTGGAGGCAAAACAGTACTCGGTGATCTTGAGAAAGATTTCTCACAAGCGTTGTATGGCTGTGAAGCCGTGATCTTCGCTGCAGGTTCAGGCCCACACACTGGTGCGGATAAAACGATCATGATTGACCAGGAAGGTGCAATTAAAGCCGTTGATGAAGCGAAGCAACAAGGCATTAAGCGCTTTGTAATGCTAAGCACGGTTGGGTCCGATTACCCAGAAAAAGGACCAGATGAAATGAAGCCTTACTTATATGCGAAAAAACGTGCTGATGAGCACTTAAAAGCTACAAACTTAACGTACACCATCCTTCGGCCGGGTCGTCTTTCAAATGACCCAGGTACAGGAAAGATTAGAGCTTCTGAAACATTAGAAGATAAATCTGGTCAAATTCCACGCGAAGATGTAGCGGCTGTTCTAGCTGAAGTTCTAGAGAATGAGCATACGTTTAATCGTTCATTTGAGGTTCTAGACGGTGACCATAGCATCAGTGATGCGATTGGTCAGCTATAG
- a CDS encoding GGDEF domain-containing protein translates to MQSLLANFSILLFMHLCIQSLYYLTFQKRWPNHVAAVSHILIVAIGIICLYMLPVSLDGYLFDLRTIPMVILVLYHGYQFGIPVLIIIILARFAFPGEFIYLELFFTLLIPTFVTMLVRRKLVQNLTYLKVFFYFIGIWFISDAIVGHIISEDITVYSYLMRFISFQLSALIMYFFIQTSTKNLEMSEQLRFYAEHDSLTGLLNLRSFLRKARDHESHLLKVVAMLDLDFFKQINDTYGHLNGDRVLADFAAFLSEQDDWLVGRYGGEEFIVMLEAATKEEAYDRMKTLQRSLSKQHFITEMGEEIQNVSVSIGLAELDQQNPLMASVERADKCLYKAKKNGRNQVCF, encoded by the coding sequence ATGCAATCTTTATTAGCTAATTTCTCAATCTTATTGTTTATGCATCTTTGCATTCAGAGCTTGTACTATCTCACCTTTCAAAAACGGTGGCCCAATCACGTTGCTGCAGTCTCGCATATCCTCATTGTGGCCATCGGTATTATCTGTCTCTATATGCTTCCAGTTTCGTTAGACGGTTATCTGTTCGATTTGCGAACCATTCCAATGGTGATACTTGTTTTGTACCATGGCTATCAATTTGGCATTCCCGTGCTAATCATCATTATCTTAGCTCGTTTTGCTTTTCCAGGTGAATTTATTTACCTCGAACTCTTTTTCACCTTGTTAATCCCGACCTTTGTAACCATGCTAGTAAGACGGAAGCTTGTTCAAAACCTTACATATTTAAAGGTGTTTTTTTATTTTATTGGCATCTGGTTTATTTCGGATGCGATCGTTGGCCATATTATTTCAGAAGACATTACGGTCTATTCGTATTTAATGCGGTTTATTTCCTTTCAGCTATCTGCGCTAATCATGTATTTCTTTATACAAACGAGTACAAAAAATCTTGAGATGAGTGAGCAACTCCGTTTTTATGCGGAACACGACTCTTTGACAGGCCTTTTAAACCTTAGAAGTTTTCTTAGAAAAGCGAGAGACCATGAGAGTCATTTATTAAAAGTGGTGGCCATGCTTGACCTTGATTTTTTCAAGCAAATTAATGACACATACGGTCATTTGAATGGCGATCGTGTTCTTGCTGATTTTGCCGCTTTTCTTTCAGAACAGGATGATTGGCTTGTTGGACGATACGGAGGAGAGGAATTTATTGTTATGCTCGAAGCGGCTACCAAGGAAGAGGCTTACGATCGGATGAAAACCTTGCAGCGAAGTTTGAGTAAACAACATTTCATTACTGAAATGGGAGAAGAAATACAAAATGTTTCGGTTTCCATTGGACTAGCTGAGCTCGACCAACAAAATCCTCTCATGGCTTCAGTGGAACGAGCAGACAAGTGTCTTTATAAAGCGAAGAAAAATGGGCGAAACCAGGTCTGCTTTTAG
- a CDS encoding NADH:flavin oxidoreductase, with protein sequence MTHTTKTTEALFKTFNSEKLTLENRTVMAPMTRGFSPGNVPGEDVAAYYRRRAENGVGLIVTEGTGINHPSSVSGASIPVFHGEEALNGWENVVKEVHEAGGKIAPQLWHVGMTRKMGELPNEEAQPVGPSGLALSGEKVNEPLTTEEVEQLVEAYAQAAADAKRLGFDAIELHGAHGYLIDQFFYEQTNQRTDRYGGDLVGRTQFAVEIIEACRRKVGPDFPIIFRFSQWKMHDFKAKLATTPEELEQFLTPLVEAGVDIFHCSTRRFWEPEFEGSELNLAGWTKKLTGKPVISVGSVGLDGEFTSFAGANTTSLDGLIGKLENEEFDLVAIGRSLLMDPEWVSKVRDGRADDLLPFDKEALQKLY encoded by the coding sequence TTGACACATACAACAAAAACAACTGAAGCGTTATTCAAAACGTTCAATAGTGAAAAATTAACTTTAGAAAATCGTACGGTTATGGCTCCAATGACGAGAGGTTTTTCACCAGGAAATGTACCAGGTGAAGATGTAGCTGCATATTATCGCCGTAGAGCTGAAAATGGTGTTGGCTTAATCGTCACAGAAGGAACAGGTATTAACCATCCTTCTTCTGTTTCAGGTGCAAGTATTCCAGTATTTCATGGTGAAGAAGCACTTAATGGCTGGGAGAATGTCGTCAAAGAAGTGCATGAAGCTGGCGGTAAAATTGCGCCTCAGCTTTGGCACGTTGGAATGACTCGAAAAATGGGTGAACTGCCAAACGAAGAAGCACAACCAGTTGGGCCATCCGGTTTAGCACTTTCGGGTGAGAAAGTAAACGAACCTTTAACTACAGAAGAAGTTGAACAGCTCGTTGAAGCGTACGCTCAGGCGGCTGCAGATGCAAAGCGACTCGGTTTTGATGCGATCGAACTTCACGGAGCACACGGTTATTTAATTGATCAGTTTTTCTATGAACAAACAAATCAGCGCACTGACCGCTACGGTGGCGATCTTGTAGGGAGAACACAGTTCGCAGTTGAAATCATTGAAGCGTGCCGTCGGAAAGTTGGTCCAGACTTCCCGATTATATTCCGTTTTTCTCAATGGAAAATGCATGATTTTAAAGCGAAGCTTGCCACTACACCTGAGGAATTAGAACAGTTCCTAACGCCGCTCGTTGAAGCCGGAGTAGATATCTTCCACTGCTCAACACGTCGTTTCTGGGAGCCAGAATTTGAAGGCTCCGAATTGAATCTAGCAGGTTGGACGAAGAAACTGACTGGTAAGCCAGTTATTTCAGTAGGCTCCGTTGGACTTGATGGAGAATTTACAAGTTTCGCAGGTGCTAATACAACTAGTCTTGATGGCTTGATTGGAAAGCTAGAAAATGAGGAATTTGACCTTGTTGCCATTGGTCGCTCTCTATTAATGGATCCTGAATGGGTAAGCAAAGTACGCGATGGTCGTGCAGATGACCTTTTACCCTTTGATAAAGAAGCTTTGCAAAAATTATACTAA
- a CDS encoding divergent PAP2 family protein produces the protein MQKMNRGILTAVSSIAIAQGLKILTHKKLSGEWDLKQVATTGGMPSSHSAGVAALTSYIASHKGSRHTETALATIFGVIVMYDAQGVRRHTGEIAALVNDLEDNLATISGDYPSMQFVEREKELKELLGHQPVEVLGGAILGATLGFLSAKYENK, from the coding sequence ATGCAAAAAATGAACAGAGGAATTTTAACGGCGGTGTCGTCAATCGCAATTGCTCAAGGGTTGAAGATTTTGACGCATAAGAAGCTATCAGGAGAATGGGATTTGAAACAAGTCGCGACAACCGGTGGAATGCCGAGTTCGCATTCCGCTGGTGTTGCAGCCCTTACTTCTTACATTGCCTCACACAAAGGATCTCGTCATACAGAAACGGCTCTCGCGACTATATTCGGAGTGATTGTGATGTATGATGCTCAGGGAGTGAGGCGTCACACTGGAGAAATTGCTGCTCTAGTAAACGATTTAGAAGATAACCTGGCCACGATCTCTGGTGATTATCCCAGCATGCAATTCGTGGAAAGAGAAAAAGAGTTGAAAGAGCTTCTTGGACATCAACCTGTTGAGGTTTTAGGTGGCGCCATATTGGGGGCAACTTTAGGCTTTCTTTCAGCTAAATATGAGAATAAGTAG
- a CDS encoding VOC family protein codes for MKLGAFSVSLSVKDIEASKNFYEKLGFQSLGGDISHNWLIMKNGSTVIGLFQGMFEKNMLTFNPGWDENAENIESFTDVRVLQNTLKENGVNILSEADDSIEGPASFTIEDPDGNPILVDQHR; via the coding sequence ATGAAGTTAGGGGCTTTTTCTGTCAGTTTAAGTGTGAAGGATATTGAAGCGTCAAAAAATTTTTATGAAAAATTAGGTTTCCAATCGTTAGGGGGAGATATCTCTCATAATTGGCTGATTATGAAGAATGGAAGTACAGTTATTGGCCTTTTCCAAGGAATGTTCGAGAAAAATATGCTTACGTTTAATCCTGGATGGGATGAGAATGCTGAAAATATTGAGTCGTTTACGGACGTTCGGGTCCTTCAAAATACGTTAAAAGAAAACGGTGTAAACATCCTTTCTGAAGCGGACGATTCAATTGAAGGACCAGCGAGTTTTACAATAGAAGACCCGGATGGAAATCCTATTCTTGTTGATCAGCATAGATAA